A genomic segment from Bryobacteraceae bacterium encodes:
- a CDS encoding DUF6605 domain-containing protein, with protein sequence MPFQIRRRDLAGMALAPAVAAAPDTIRRENARTGTREWLATKIRTNEGKGFRTSLIEGYCSHQSVEAGDTLHIFVSTDPARRFKIDIFRMGYYGGAGARRMTVLGPIGGKKQPAPVAGDKRLRECRWEPSAELRIPADWPSGVYLGLLQCVAEARSEHPWQSYVIFVVRDRRKAGVVFQVSDNTWAAYNRWPDDYSLYTDPRHPWAPGVAASFDRPYGKYPQIFDHPLSVGSGEFLLWEFPLAYWLEQHGYDVTYASNSDMTDPGQFLRGRIFMSVGHDEYWDPRQYDGALASVKAGVTHLYLSGNAVMGVTPYQPSHDGRPKRILSREGVFGGVYGDFGSWFKEPFPMEGPKANRLIGAHSIYPFNGGGDWICSNPRHWIFSGTEMKRGEAIPGLVGWEFHGDPADIPGLEVVAKGDALRGGSTPVEWTATIYPGDRGNFVFNAATIWWAQGLSSPPGHVLPWSHWVRPQGTDRRVQQITRNLVDRGLRGR encoded by the coding sequence ATGCCTTTTCAGATTCGCCGGCGCGACCTGGCCGGGATGGCGCTCGCGCCAGCCGTTGCCGCGGCTCCGGATACCATCCGTCGTGAGAACGCGCGGACAGGCACGCGGGAATGGCTCGCCACGAAGATTCGCACCAACGAGGGCAAAGGGTTCCGCACTTCGCTGATCGAGGGTTATTGCTCCCACCAAAGCGTGGAGGCGGGCGACACGCTGCACATCTTCGTGAGCACCGATCCAGCGCGGCGTTTCAAGATCGACATCTTTCGGATGGGCTACTACGGGGGCGCGGGGGCGAGGCGGATGACCGTACTCGGCCCGATCGGCGGCAAGAAGCAGCCGGCGCCGGTAGCGGGTGACAAGCGGCTGCGCGAGTGCCGCTGGGAGCCATCTGCCGAGCTGCGGATTCCAGCGGACTGGCCGAGCGGCGTCTACTTGGGGCTGCTCCAGTGCGTGGCCGAGGCGCGAAGCGAACATCCGTGGCAGAGCTACGTGATCTTCGTCGTCCGGGACCGGCGCAAGGCGGGCGTGGTCTTTCAGGTTTCCGACAACACGTGGGCGGCCTACAACCGCTGGCCCGACGATTATTCGCTTTACACAGATCCGCGCCATCCTTGGGCGCCGGGAGTGGCGGCGAGTTTCGACCGGCCGTACGGGAAGTATCCGCAGATCTTCGACCATCCGCTCTCGGTGGGTTCCGGCGAATTTCTGCTATGGGAGTTTCCGCTCGCGTACTGGCTCGAGCAGCACGGCTACGACGTCACTTATGCGAGTAACTCCGACATGACCGATCCCGGGCAGTTTCTGCGCGGGCGGATCTTCATGAGCGTGGGCCACGACGAGTATTGGGACCCGCGGCAGTACGACGGCGCACTGGCGTCGGTGAAGGCCGGCGTGACTCATCTCTATCTCAGCGGAAACGCCGTGATGGGCGTGACGCCTTACCAGCCGAGCCACGACGGGCGGCCGAAGCGGATCCTCTCGCGGGAGGGCGTGTTCGGCGGCGTCTACGGCGACTTTGGCAGTTGGTTCAAGGAACCGTTTCCGATGGAGGGGCCGAAGGCGAACAGGCTGATCGGCGCGCATAGCATTTATCCTTTCAACGGCGGCGGGGACTGGATCTGCTCCAACCCGCGGCATTGGATATTTAGCGGCACGGAGATGAAACGAGGCGAGGCGATTCCCGGGCTGGTGGGATGGGAGTTCCATGGCGACCCGGCCGACATTCCCGGGCTGGAAGTAGTGGCGAAGGGGGACGCCCTCCGAGGCGGCTCGACTCCTGTAGAATGGACGGCAACGATTTATCCGGGTGATCGAGGGAACTTTGTGTTCAACGCCGCTACGATCTGGTGGGCGCAGGGGCTTTCGTCGCCGCCAGGTCATGTACTACCGTGGTCGCATTGGGTTCGACCGCAGGGGACCGACCGGCGCGTCCAACAAATCACCCGCAACCTTGTCGACAGGGGATTGAGGGGACGCTAA